A single genomic interval of Zunongwangia sp. HGR-M22 harbors:
- a CDS encoding SixA phosphatase family protein yields MTRSITLLVLMLTFLFSCQTTPGNKNDISQNKSEKSTTYYFIRHAEKDTSDANNKNPELTAEGKQRAEHWKNIFAEVDFDSIYSSDFIRTKETALPTAESKNLSIKIYDHKNLNSAEFRKATLGKKVLVVGHTNTTPYFANRTLGYVHFETDIDESEHGKLFIVQVNPNGKNSIQNLTVN; encoded by the coding sequence ATGACCAGATCGATCACGTTATTAGTGCTTATGCTCACATTTTTGTTTTCCTGCCAAACTACGCCCGGAAATAAGAATGATATTAGCCAAAATAAGTCAGAGAAATCAACAACGTATTATTTTATAAGACATGCTGAAAAAGATACTTCAGACGCTAATAACAAAAACCCTGAATTAACTGCGGAAGGAAAACAGAGAGCTGAACATTGGAAGAATATTTTTGCTGAAGTAGACTTTGATTCGATCTATAGTTCAGATTTCATTAGAACAAAAGAAACAGCACTTCCTACTGCTGAAAGTAAAAATCTTTCAATAAAAATCTACGACCATAAAAATCTGAATTCAGCAGAATTCAGAAAAGCAACATTGGGTAAAAAAGTATTGGTAGTTGGTCATACCAATACTACTCCATATTTTGCCAATCGCACTTTAGGATACGTTCATTTTGAAACTGATATTGACGAATCTGAACACGGCAAATTATTTATCGTACAGGTTAATCCTAACGGAAAAAATTCTATCCAGAATCTTACCGTTAACTAA
- a CDS encoding esterase-like activity of phytase family protein, with protein sequence MMKKLPILAILGLLFYSCATTNKIENDRLKIRFLDEYVIDKDLKVDGTKVGGLSGIDYKNGKYYLIVDTPSDARFYEAEVDISSNKIDTVKFNKAVFIEKSADFFKDHPLDPESIRFLPEENQVYITSEGNINNIQDPSIFILNENGNFEDAFKIPEHFTATGEQKPRHNGVFEGLSETIDKKGIWVSTELPLEKDGPKPKLFPTKSFTRITYFDKDSKKASKQFAYKLDGISKIPWLYFAINGVTEILEYKKDNFLVLERAYSAGHGSKSNTVKIFDVDAENATNILNQNSLKKGNFNSAKKRLVFDFKSVRDQLTDKIIDNIEGICFGPKLPNGKQSLLLISDNNFNSFTKQLTQLILLEIDIK encoded by the coding sequence ATGATGAAGAAATTACCAATTTTAGCCATTTTAGGACTCCTTTTTTATTCCTGTGCCACAACAAATAAAATCGAAAATGATAGATTAAAAATCCGCTTTTTAGATGAATATGTAATCGATAAAGATCTAAAGGTAGATGGCACTAAAGTTGGCGGATTATCTGGAATCGATTATAAAAATGGCAAATATTACCTTATAGTTGATACACCCTCTGATGCGCGGTTTTACGAAGCTGAAGTTGATATTTCTTCAAATAAAATTGATACGGTAAAATTTAATAAAGCTGTTTTTATTGAAAAATCGGCTGATTTTTTTAAAGATCATCCCTTAGATCCCGAATCAATTCGGTTTTTACCAGAAGAAAATCAGGTTTATATCACTAGTGAAGGGAACATCAATAACATACAAGATCCTTCTATTTTTATCTTAAACGAAAATGGAAATTTTGAAGACGCCTTTAAAATCCCAGAACATTTTACAGCTACTGGCGAGCAGAAACCAAGACATAACGGTGTCTTTGAAGGTTTATCTGAAACAATAGATAAAAAAGGCATCTGGGTTTCTACAGAATTACCTTTAGAAAAAGATGGGCCTAAGCCAAAATTATTCCCTACAAAATCATTTACCAGAATCACATATTTTGATAAAGATTCCAAAAAAGCCAGCAAACAATTCGCTTATAAACTAGACGGAATTTCTAAAATCCCTTGGCTATATTTTGCAATTAATGGCGTTACCGAAATTTTAGAATATAAAAAAGATAACTTTTTAGTTTTAGAACGTGCTTATTCAGCAGGACATGGCTCTAAAAGTAATACCGTAAAGATATTTGATGTTGATGCTGAAAATGCTACTAATATTTTAAATCAAAATTCATTAAAAAAAGGCAATTTCAATTCTGCTAAAAAAAGATTAGTTTTTGATTTTAAATCGGTAAGAGATCAATTAACAGATAAGATTATTGATAATATTGAAGGTATTTGCTTTGGACCAAAATTACCGAATGGTAAACAGTCTCTACTTTTAATTTCAGATAATAATTTTAATAGCTTTACTAAGCAGCTCACACAGCTGATTTTATTAGAAATAGATATAAAATAA
- a CDS encoding CsbD family protein: MNNDQLEGKWKQIKGEFKQKYGKVTDDDATYSEGKFDEMLGRLQERTGKSKEELKTEIDRW, from the coding sequence ATGAATAATGATCAGTTAGAAGGAAAATGGAAGCAGATAAAAGGTGAATTTAAACAGAAGTACGGTAAAGTAACCGATGACGATGCAACCTATTCTGAAGGGAAATTTGATGAAATGCTTGGTAGATTACAGGAGAGAACCGGTAAATCTAAAGAAGAATTGAAAACTGAAATTGACAGGTGGTAA
- the clpB gene encoding ATP-dependent chaperone ClpB, with protein sequence MNFNNFTIKSQEAIQQAQQLTQEMDHQQIENEHLFKAITIVDENVTPFLLKKLNINVNLFTQILDNTLQSFPKVSGGDIMLSREAGKTVNEASSIAKKMNDEYVSVEHLILAIFKSSSKVAQILKDQGATEKGLKAAIEELRKGDRVTSQSAEETYNSLNKYAKNLNQLAETGKLDPVIGRDEEIRRILQILSRRTKNNPMLVGEPGTGKTAIAEGLAHRIVAGDVPENLKDKQIFSLDMGALIAGAKFKGEFEERLKAVIKEVTGSDGNIVLFIDEIHTLVGAGGGQGAMDAANILKPALARGELRAIGATTLDEYQKYFEKDKALERRFQKVMVAEPDTESAISILRGIKEKYEQHHKVRIKDEAIIAAVELSQRYITNRFLPDKAIDLMDEAASKLRMEINSKPEELDVLDRKIMQLEIEIEAIKREKDETKLKSLHADLANLKEERNEIHAQWKNEKEVVDNIQNAKTEIEQYKLEADKAEREGDYGKVAELRYGKIKDAQEKLERLQKEVQKKESGKSLIQEEVTNDDIAEVVAKWTGIPVTKMLQSEREKLLRLEDELHRRVVGQQEAIVAVSDAVRRSRAGLQDQNRPIGSFLFLGTTGVGKTELAKALAEYLFDDESAMTRIDMSEYQERHSVSRLVGAPPGYVGYDEGGQLTEAVRRKPYSVVLLDEIEKAHPDTFNILLQVLDEGRLTDNKGRLADFKNTIIIMTSNMGSQIIQDKFENIPDVETAMEAAKTEVLSLLKQSVRPEFINRIDDIVMFSPLAQQDIKRIVDLQLKGVKKMLAKQNIVLDATEQALEFLAKRGFDPQFGARPVKRTVQKEVLNKLSKEILSGNISTDSIILLDEFDDNLVFRNQEELTES encoded by the coding sequence ATGAACTTTAATAATTTTACCATAAAATCACAGGAGGCTATCCAGCAAGCGCAACAGCTTACTCAGGAGATGGACCATCAGCAAATTGAAAATGAACATTTGTTTAAAGCAATTACCATTGTAGATGAAAATGTAACGCCATTTTTGCTGAAAAAATTGAACATTAACGTTAACCTTTTTACGCAAATTCTGGATAATACATTACAGAGTTTTCCAAAAGTTAGCGGCGGAGATATTATGTTGAGCCGAGAAGCCGGTAAAACAGTAAATGAAGCATCTAGCATCGCCAAAAAAATGAACGATGAGTATGTTTCTGTAGAACATTTAATTCTGGCTATTTTTAAATCATCTAGTAAAGTTGCACAAATTTTAAAAGATCAAGGTGCTACTGAGAAAGGATTAAAAGCAGCTATTGAAGAACTTAGAAAAGGAGACCGTGTAACTTCCCAAAGTGCAGAAGAGACATACAACTCCTTAAATAAATATGCAAAAAACCTTAACCAATTAGCTGAAACGGGGAAGCTGGATCCGGTAATTGGGCGTGACGAAGAAATTCGTAGAATTCTACAAATCTTATCGCGTAGAACCAAAAACAACCCAATGTTGGTTGGGGAGCCTGGTACCGGTAAAACTGCAATTGCAGAAGGTTTAGCGCATCGTATTGTAGCTGGCGATGTACCCGAAAATTTAAAAGACAAACAAATTTTCTCTTTAGATATGGGTGCCCTTATTGCCGGCGCTAAATTTAAAGGAGAGTTTGAGGAACGCCTAAAAGCGGTAATTAAAGAAGTTACCGGCAGCGACGGAAACATTGTTCTTTTTATTGATGAAATTCATACCCTTGTTGGTGCCGGTGGTGGCCAAGGTGCTATGGATGCAGCAAATATTTTAAAACCAGCACTTGCCCGTGGTGAGCTTAGAGCAATTGGTGCGACCACTTTAGATGAATATCAAAAGTATTTTGAAAAAGATAAAGCATTAGAGCGTCGTTTCCAAAAGGTAATGGTAGCAGAACCCGATACGGAAAGTGCAATTTCAATACTGCGAGGTATTAAAGAAAAGTATGAGCAACACCACAAAGTACGCATTAAAGATGAAGCTATTATTGCGGCGGTAGAATTATCGCAACGCTACATCACTAATCGATTTTTGCCAGATAAGGCTATTGACTTGATGGATGAAGCTGCTTCTAAACTTCGGATGGAAATTAACTCGAAGCCGGAAGAATTAGATGTGCTAGATCGAAAAATCATGCAGCTGGAAATTGAGATTGAAGCTATTAAGCGTGAGAAAGATGAAACAAAATTAAAATCATTACACGCCGATTTAGCCAATCTTAAAGAAGAACGCAACGAAATTCATGCACAATGGAAAAATGAAAAAGAAGTTGTAGATAATATTCAGAATGCAAAAACTGAAATCGAACAATATAAGCTTGAAGCCGATAAAGCGGAACGCGAAGGCGATTACGGAAAAGTAGCTGAATTACGTTACGGAAAAATAAAAGATGCGCAAGAAAAATTAGAGCGTCTTCAAAAAGAAGTTCAAAAAAAGGAAAGTGGTAAATCTTTAATTCAGGAAGAAGTTACCAACGATGATATTGCTGAAGTTGTTGCTAAATGGACAGGAATTCCTGTAACCAAAATGCTGCAAAGCGAACGCGAAAAATTACTTCGACTAGAAGATGAATTACACCGCCGTGTTGTTGGACAGCAAGAAGCTATAGTAGCTGTAAGTGATGCAGTACGTAGAAGCCGTGCCGGTTTACAGGATCAAAATAGACCTATTGGTTCGTTCTTATTCTTAGGTACAACCGGTGTAGGTAAAACGGAGTTAGCCAAAGCACTGGCCGAGTATTTATTTGATGACGAATCGGCCATGACTAGAATCGACATGAGTGAATATCAGGAACGCCATTCGGTAAGCCGATTGGTTGGTGCACCTCCGGGATATGTGGGTTATGATGAAGGCGGACAGTTAACGGAAGCAGTGCGACGCAAACCCTATTCAGTAGTTCTTTTAGATGAAATTGAAAAAGCACATCCAGATACTTTTAATATTTTATTACAAGTGTTAGATGAAGGGCGATTAACAGATAATAAAGGTCGTCTGGCAGATTTTAAAAATACCATCATCATTATGACTTCAAATATGGGAAGCCAAATCATTCAGGATAAATTTGAAAATATCCCTGATGTAGAAACTGCCATGGAAGCTGCAAAAACAGAAGTTCTTAGCTTATTAAAACAAAGTGTTCGCCCAGAATTCATCAACCGGATCGACGATATTGTGATGTTCTCTCCATTAGCGCAACAGGACATTAAACGAATTGTTGACCTTCAATTAAAAGGCGTGAAGAAGATGCTGGCAAAACAGAATATTGTTTTAGATGCTACTGAACAGGCATTGGAGTTTTTGGCCAAACGAGGATTCGATCCGCAATTTGGTGCCAGACCAGTAAAGCGAACCGTACAAAAAGAGGTATTGAATAAATTATCGAAAGAGATTCTTTCAGGAAATATAAGCACAGATAGTATTATTCTCTTAGATGAATTTGATGATAACTTGGTGTTTAGAAATCAGGAAGAATTAACTGAATCTTAA
- the ytxJ gene encoding bacillithiol system redox-active protein YtxJ: MLIIYKTLVFGLSIRVEGFIFAKKTSMGIFDKMFGAGDKESKNESKVNWTALTDISQLEVAEMESQHQLVAILKHSTRCGISRMVLKQFENSYDIPEDAEVKLYFLDLLSHRDISNEIAERFKVRHESPQLIVLQGKKVVHHSSHQDIEVQNIKDFL, encoded by the coding sequence ATGCTAATTATATATAAAACATTGGTTTTTGGGTTAAGCATTCGGGTTGAAGGTTTTATCTTTGCAAAAAAAACAAGTATGGGAATTTTTGATAAAATGTTTGGTGCAGGCGATAAGGAATCGAAAAATGAATCTAAGGTGAATTGGACTGCATTAACTGATATTTCACAATTAGAAGTTGCAGAAATGGAATCTCAACACCAATTGGTGGCGATTTTGAAACACTCTACTCGCTGCGGAATTAGCCGGATGGTGTTAAAACAATTCGAAAATTCTTACGATATTCCTGAAGATGCAGAGGTGAAATTATACTTTTTAGACCTGCTAAGTCATCGTGATATTTCTAACGAAATTGCAGAAAGATTTAAGGTAAGACACGAAAGCCCACAGCTCATCGTACTTCAGGGCAAAAAAGTTGTTCATCACAGTTCGCATCAAGATATAGAAGTGCAGAATATTAAAGATTTTTTATAA
- the fahA gene encoding fumarylacetoacetase, whose protein sequence is MSITANDPNRKTWLDISKDTDFPIQNIPFGVFLTRDDIITIGTRIGDFAIDLGALHQLGYFEGIPLTDDIFLQDTLNDFISDGKKTWRLVRNRIAEIFDEKNETLKNNQEHRNVVLFTLDEIEMQMPVQVGDYTDFYSSKEHATNVGSMFRDKENALLPNWLHIPVGYHGRSSSIVTSHIPIHRPKGQTMPEGASEPVFGPSKQVDFEMEMAFITTDANLLGEPIPVDEAEEYIFGMVMFNDWSARDIQKWEYAPLGPFLAKNFASSISPWIVTMDALEPFRTEGPKPEKELMSYLKYTGNKSFDIKLEVYLKPENGAENLLSKTNYKYLYWNMSQQLAHHTINGCPVNSGDMMASGTISGATPDTYGSMLELSWKGEKPIALADGSSRSFIKDNDTVIMRGHCENESIRIGFGEINTKLLPVFEPKKK, encoded by the coding sequence ATGTCTATTACCGCAAACGATCCTAACAGAAAAACCTGGCTAGATATTTCAAAGGATACCGATTTTCCAATTCAGAATATCCCTTTTGGTGTTTTTTTAACCAGAGATGATATTATCACTATCGGAACCAGAATTGGGGATTTTGCGATCGACCTTGGTGCATTACATCAACTAGGCTATTTTGAAGGTATTCCTTTAACCGATGATATTTTTCTTCAGGATACTTTAAATGATTTTATTTCTGATGGTAAAAAAACTTGGCGATTGGTAAGAAATCGTATTGCTGAGATTTTTGATGAGAAGAACGAAACTTTAAAAAATAATCAGGAACATCGCAATGTGGTTCTATTCACTTTAGATGAAATAGAAATGCAAATGCCCGTACAGGTTGGTGATTACACCGACTTTTACTCCAGCAAAGAGCACGCTACAAATGTAGGCAGTATGTTTCGTGATAAAGAAAATGCGTTATTACCAAACTGGCTGCACATTCCTGTAGGTTACCATGGTAGAAGTTCCTCAATAGTAACCAGCCACATCCCGATTCATCGTCCTAAAGGACAAACAATGCCTGAAGGTGCAAGCGAACCAGTATTTGGCCCCTCTAAGCAAGTAGATTTTGAAATGGAAATGGCTTTTATTACCACCGATGCCAATTTGCTGGGAGAACCAATTCCTGTGGATGAAGCTGAAGAATATATCTTTGGAATGGTAATGTTTAATGATTGGAGCGCACGCGATATCCAAAAATGGGAATATGCTCCACTAGGTCCATTTTTAGCCAAAAACTTTGCCTCTTCTATTTCGCCATGGATCGTTACCATGGATGCTTTAGAACCCTTTAGAACTGAAGGACCAAAACCTGAAAAAGAGTTGATGTCTTATCTAAAATATACTGGAAATAAAAGTTTTGATATAAAACTGGAAGTATATTTAAAACCAGAGAACGGAGCTGAAAATTTACTTTCTAAAACAAACTATAAATACTTGTATTGGAATATGAGCCAACAATTGGCGCATCACACTATTAATGGATGCCCGGTAAATTCTGGCGACATGATGGCTTCAGGAACTATTTCAGGAGCAACACCAGATACCTATGGCAGTATGCTGGAACTTTCCTGGAAAGGTGAAAAACCAATAGCTTTAGCAGATGGCAGCTCACGCAGTTTTATTAAAGATAATGACACCGTAATTATGCGAGGACACTGCGAAAATGAAAGTATAAGAATAGGTTTTGGTGAAATTAACACCAAATTATTACCAGTTTTTGAACCTAAAAAGAAGTAA
- the glyA gene encoding serine hydroxymethyltransferase — MQRDTQIFDLIEKEKERQLHGLELIASENFVSDQVMEAAGSVLTNKYAEGYPGKRYYGGCEVVDEVEQLAIDRLKELFGAEYANVQPHSGSQANTAVFQACLKPGEKFLGFDLSHGGHLTHGSPVNFSGKLYEPVFYGVDKETGLIDYDKVAEIAEKEKPKMIIAGASAYSREIDYKRFREIADSVGAILFADIAHPAGLIAKGVIGDPMPHCHIVTSTTHKTLRGPRGGIIMMGKDFDNPFGLKLKNGNLKKMSSLLNSAIFPGNQGGPLEHIIAAKAVAFGEALTDEFLHYAVQVKKNAKKMAEAFVEKNYQIISGGTDNHSMLIDLRNKEVSGKEAEEALTKADITVNKNMVPFDDKSPFVTSGIRIGTAAVTTRGLIEEDMPKIVELIDKVIKNIDNDAKLAEVKSEVNSLMHGRPLFKA; from the coding sequence ATGCAACGAGATACACAAATTTTTGATCTAATCGAGAAGGAGAAAGAACGTCAACTGCATGGTTTAGAGCTTATTGCGAGTGAAAACTTTGTTAGTGATCAGGTAATGGAAGCTGCCGGATCTGTACTTACCAATAAATACGCAGAGGGATATCCCGGTAAAAGATATTACGGTGGATGTGAAGTTGTAGATGAAGTAGAGCAGTTAGCCATCGATCGCCTAAAGGAACTTTTTGGAGCAGAGTATGCAAATGTGCAGCCACATTCTGGATCACAAGCCAATACTGCAGTTTTCCAGGCATGTTTAAAACCAGGTGAGAAATTCTTAGGTTTTGATCTTTCTCACGGTGGACACTTAACACACGGTTCTCCTGTAAATTTTTCTGGTAAATTATACGAACCTGTATTTTATGGAGTAGATAAAGAAACCGGACTTATCGATTATGATAAAGTAGCTGAAATTGCAGAAAAGGAAAAGCCAAAAATGATTATTGCTGGTGCCTCGGCTTATTCTCGTGAAATTGATTATAAACGCTTTAGAGAAATTGCAGATAGCGTTGGTGCTATTTTGTTCGCCGATATTGCACATCCTGCCGGGCTTATTGCAAAAGGCGTAATTGGAGACCCAATGCCACATTGCCATATCGTAACTTCTACAACTCATAAAACACTTCGTGGGCCAAGAGGTGGAATTATTATGATGGGTAAAGACTTTGATAACCCATTTGGTTTGAAGTTGAAGAACGGAAATCTTAAAAAGATGTCTTCACTTTTAAATAGTGCCATCTTTCCAGGAAACCAGGGTGGGCCTTTAGAGCATATTATTGCCGCAAAAGCAGTAGCCTTTGGAGAAGCTCTTACAGATGAGTTTTTACATTATGCTGTGCAGGTTAAGAAAAATGCAAAGAAAATGGCGGAGGCTTTTGTTGAAAAAAATTATCAGATCATTTCTGGCGGAACCGATAACCATTCTATGCTTATCGATTTAAGAAACAAAGAAGTAAGTGGTAAAGAAGCGGAAGAAGCGTTGACTAAAGCCGATATCACAGTAAACAAAAACATGGTGCCGTTTGATGATAAATCCCCTTTTGTAACTTCAGGAATTAGAATTGGTACTGCGGCGGTAACCACTAGAGGATTGATTGAAGAAGATATGCCTAAGATTGTCGAATTGATTGATAAAGTAATTAAGAATATCGATAATGATGCAAAATTAGCTGAAGTAAAATCTGAAGTAAATTCTTTAATGCACGGTCGTCCGTTATTTAAAGCTTAA
- a CDS encoding DUF6249 domain-containing protein: MEPVIICISLFACIFGIFFLFFQTRNKERLALIENDKDASIFKVRKDRSSPVWAVILLNLSLVLMGVGFGFLIGNLFEAYTVLNDDLAYIASLFFTPGAFLLLGFYLTRKMKL; encoded by the coding sequence ATGGAACCTGTTATTATATGTATTTCCCTTTTTGCCTGCATCTTTGGTATTTTCTTCCTCTTTTTTCAAACGAGAAATAAAGAACGTCTTGCCCTTATCGAAAATGATAAAGATGCTTCGATATTTAAAGTAAGAAAAGATAGATCGTCACCTGTTTGGGCAGTTATCCTACTTAATTTGTCACTTGTTTTAATGGGTGTAGGTTTTGGTTTTCTAATAGGTAACTTATTCGAAGCTTATACGGTACTAAACGATGATTTAGCATATATTGCCAGTTTATTCTTTACTCCCGGAGCATTTTTACTTTTAGGTTTTTACCTAACGCGTAAGATGAAATTATAA
- a CDS encoding RNA polymerase sigma factor, translated as MTIKKDQLLIDQILGGDKLLFSVLVDRYKNMVFTLCLRLLKNREEAEEVAQESFVKIYKSLSKFKGEAKFSTWVYRVTYNNCLDFLKAKKRRFKELSVDAYNGFEIEDIDNAINNLEEKERKMAILSCINMLNEDDAFLLTLHYYEDQSVKEIAKIMNLSVSNVKVKLYRSRKQLAVILKRRLSNDMLLNYGK; from the coding sequence ATGACCATCAAAAAAGACCAATTACTCATCGATCAAATCCTGGGCGGAGATAAGCTATTATTCTCGGTGCTGGTAGATCGTTATAAAAATATGGTCTTTACTTTGTGTTTAAGATTGCTTAAAAATAGGGAAGAAGCCGAAGAGGTGGCGCAGGAAAGTTTTGTGAAAATCTATAAATCCTTGAGTAAATTTAAAGGAGAGGCAAAATTTTCGACCTGGGTGTATCGAGTAACTTACAATAATTGTCTCGATTTCCTAAAGGCTAAGAAGCGTAGGTTTAAAGAGTTAAGTGTAGATGCTTACAATGGTTTTGAAATTGAAGATATTGATAATGCGATTAATAATTTAGAAGAAAAAGAGCGGAAAATGGCTATTCTTAGCTGTATAAATATGCTGAATGAAGACGATGCTTTTTTGCTAACTTTACATTATTACGAAGATCAGTCGGTTAAAGAAATAGCTAAAATCATGAATCTTTCTGTATCCAACGTGAAAGTGAAATTATACCGAAGCCGTAAGCAATTAGCGGTTATTTTAAAGAGAAGATTGTCGAATGATATGTTGCTGAATTATGGAAAATAA
- a CDS encoding acyl-CoA thioesterase: protein MITKPQIFELELKVTESDLDEQQHVNNVQYVQWIQDVAKGHWEDRASAAQKKEYFWVVVRHEIDYKQQAFLDDEILLQTYVDEITNVTSIRHVLIKNKSTDKVLVKAKTVWCLLKHGSNRPARIDEEMKLLFQEKSV, encoded by the coding sequence ATGATTACCAAACCCCAAATTTTTGAACTAGAATTAAAAGTTACTGAATCTGATCTTGATGAACAACAGCACGTAAATAACGTGCAGTATGTGCAATGGATACAGGATGTAGCAAAAGGGCACTGGGAAGATCGAGCTTCCGCAGCTCAAAAAAAGGAATATTTTTGGGTGGTCGTTAGGCACGAAATCGATTATAAGCAACAGGCTTTTCTAGATGATGAGATTTTACTACAAACTTATGTAGATGAAATTACCAATGTCACTTCCATTAGGCACGTACTTATCAAAAACAAAAGCACCGATAAGGTTTTGGTAAAAGCGAAAACAGTTTGGTGTTTACTAAAGCATGGTTCTAACAGACCGGCAAGAATTGATGAAGAAATGAAACTTTTATTTCAGGAAAAATCAGTTTAA
- a CDS encoding glutaminyl-peptide cyclotransferase: MMKFKSLLILTLAFLYFSCGSNSGSKNSSFKIKIEGNKKEFKLGERISGQIENKKEFKIDSVVVHLNTEKATAKAPNWSFNFSLEDEKLGNQTLEAEVFYEGKKDTTTKSIKIYNNAAPKAYTFEIVNTYPHDPEAYTQGLEFLNDTLYESTGEYGESDLRKVDLKTGKVLEIINLDDSVFGEGMTIFKNQIILLTWRAKEGYIYNLNTFEKTGTFSYNQSKEGWGLCHDGEHIYKSDGTEKIWLLNPETLAEEDYIQIATHKNIVSKMNELEWVDGEIYANTYQKDGVAIINPKNGAIDGLIDFRGLRDKLGNKNELDEANHVLNGIAYNPHTKQLFVTGKHWDKLFEVKIIEK; this comes from the coding sequence ATGATGAAATTTAAATCTCTGTTAATCTTAACATTAGCTTTTTTATATTTTTCCTGCGGAAGCAATTCGGGATCAAAAAATTCTTCATTTAAGATAAAAATTGAAGGAAATAAAAAAGAATTTAAACTCGGCGAACGCATTTCAGGACAAATTGAAAACAAAAAAGAGTTCAAAATAGATTCAGTTGTTGTGCATTTAAATACTGAAAAGGCTACCGCAAAAGCACCAAACTGGTCATTTAATTTTTCTTTGGAAGACGAGAAATTAGGTAATCAAACCCTAGAAGCTGAAGTTTTTTATGAAGGTAAAAAGGATACCACTACCAAATCGATCAAAATTTATAATAACGCAGCTCCAAAAGCTTACACTTTCGAAATCGTAAATACCTATCCTCACGATCCTGAAGCTTATACACAAGGTCTAGAATTCTTAAACGATACTTTATATGAAAGTACCGGCGAATATGGCGAATCTGATCTTAGAAAAGTAGATCTAAAAACCGGGAAAGTTCTGGAAATTATAAATCTGGACGATTCAGTTTTTGGTGAAGGGATGACCATTTTTAAAAATCAAATTATTCTTTTAACCTGGAGAGCAAAAGAAGGTTATATCTATAATCTGAATACTTTTGAGAAAACAGGAACCTTCAGTTACAATCAAAGTAAAGAAGGCTGGGGATTATGCCATGACGGAGAACACATTTATAAAAGTGATGGTACCGAAAAAATCTGGTTACTAAATCCTGAAACTTTAGCTGAAGAAGATTACATACAAATTGCTACTCATAAAAATATTGTTTCTAAAATGAACGAATTGGAATGGGTAGATGGTGAAATTTATGCCAACACCTATCAAAAAGATGGTGTAGCAATCATCAATCCTAAAAATGGTGCTATAGATGGGCTTATCGATTTTAGAGGCTTAAGAGATAAATTAGGAAACAAAAACGAATTGGATGAAGCGAATCATGTTCTAAATGGTATCGCTTACAATCCTCACACCAAGCAATTATTTGTTACCGGAAAACATTGGGATAAATTATTTGAAGTGAAAATCATAGAAAAATAA